In Carya illinoinensis cultivar Pawnee chromosome 10, C.illinoinensisPawnee_v1, whole genome shotgun sequence, one DNA window encodes the following:
- the LOC122278057 gene encoding uncharacterized protein LOC122278057: MDQEVEKSSPPTESLDVSNSNRSDHITRVGNLLFRQMLVGIKDGRFFLGTFHCIDKQGNIILQDAVEYRSTQRSSPSPMEQRCLGLILIPFSCRSSCHVDSSIEEQLSLLKV, translated from the coding sequence ATGGATCAAGAAGTGGAGAAATCCTCACCTCCGACAGAGAGTTTAGACGTGTCTAACTCAAACCGTTCGGACCACATAACTCGTGTAGGGAATCTGCTGTTTCGCCAAATGCTTGTGGGAATTAAAGACGGACGTTTTTTCTTGGGCACCTTCCACTGCATAGACAAGCAAGGAAACATCATTCTCCAAGATGCTGTGGAGTATCGTAGCACCCAACGGTCCTCTCCTTCTCCCATGGAACAGCGATGCCTGGGTCTCATTCTCATCCCTTTCTCTTGTCGTTCTTCATGTCATGTGGATAGTTCCATTGAAGAGCAATTGTCACTGCTAAAGGTTTAG